The window GGGCTGCGATAATAGATCAAATGCCTATATTATTTGCTGTTGGTGTTGCCTTTGGAATGTCTAAAGACAAAAATGGTTCTGCTGCTTTAACAGGTTTAGTAGGTTTCTTAGTACTTACTACATTATTATCACCTGGTGCTGTTGGACAAATTATGAAAATAGACAATGTACCTGTTGGATTTAGTAAAATAAATAACCAATTTATAGGTATCTTAGTTGGAGTTATCTCTTCAGCTTTATATAACAGATTTAGCGATGTTGAGTTACCTAAGGCTTTATCATTCTTTAGTGGAAAGAGATTAGTTCCAATCATTACATCATTTGTTATGATTATAGTTGCTTTCCTTTTAATGTATGTATGGCCAACAATTTATGATGGGCTAGTTAACTTTGGAGAGGGAATCAGTGGAATGGGAGCTGTTGGAGCTGGAATCTACGGATTCTTAAACAGACTTTTAATTCCTGTTGGATTACACCATGCTTTAAACTCAGTATTCTGGTTTGACGTTGCTGGAATCAATGATATCCCTAAATTCTTAGGTGGAGCTCAATCAATTGCAAATGGAACTGGAATCCCTGGAGTTACTGGAATGTATCAAGCTGGATTCTTCCCAATTATGATGTTTGGTCTTTTAGGAGCAGCAGTTGCTTTCGTAAAAACAGCTAAACCAGAGAATAAAGATAAAATTAAATCTATCATGATTGCTGCTGGATTTGCAACTTTCTTAACAGGAGTTACTGAGCCACTAGAGTTTGCATTCATGTTCGTTGCACCTGGATTATATTTAGTTCATGCTATATTAACTGGAATCTCTTTATTTATAGCTGCTACTATGCACTGGATTGCTGGATTTGGATTCTCTGCTGGATTAATAGATATGCTTTTATCATCTAGAAACCCACTAGCTACAGGATGGTATATGTTAGTTATACAAGGTATTGTATTCTTCTTCTTATACTACTTTATCTTCTACTTTATCATTACAAGATTTAATCTTAAAACTCCTGGAAGAGAGGATGCTGATCCTTCTGAAGAGGAAAATGCTCCATCAAAAGCTTCTACAAATGATGAGTTAGCTGAAAGAATGTTACCACTTTTAGGTGGAACTGATAACTTAGTGACTATAGATAACTGTATCACTAGATTAAGACTTGATGTTAAAGATAGTTCATTAGTAAATGAAGTAGAAATTAAGAAATTAGGAGTAGCTGGAGTATTAAAACCAAGTAAAACTTCTGTTCAAATTATAGTTGGAACTCAAGTTGAGTTTGTAGCTAATGCTTTAAAAAGAATGACAGGAAAATAGTTTTAAAATGAAAAGGTTGTCTTATAGACAGCCTTTTTTATTTTACCTTAAAATTTGAATTTTGCTAAATTCAGTGATACACTGTATTAAAGAAGAAATAATTTAGGAGGGGCTTTTATGAGAGTACTTCACACTTCTGATTGGCATTTAGGCAAAAAGCTTGAAGGACAATCAAGAATATTAGAACAAAAACTATTTATTAATGCTCTAGAGACAGTTATAAAAGAGGAAAACATTGATTTAATTCTTTTAGCGGGAGACATATACGACACTTATAATCCATCAGCTGAAGCTGAGAAGCTATTTTTTGACAGTATAAAACAGTTATCTTTAAATGGTGAAGTAGGAATTATTATAATTCCTGGAAATCATGATAATCCTCAAAGATTAACTGCTGTATCTCACTTAGCTAAAGACTATGGAGTTATAATCTATGATAGTGCATTTCAAGAAATTAATATCGGAAAATACGGCACTCTAAATATTTACAACTCTGTTCCAGGTGGAATTTTCATAGAAAAAAACAATAAAAAAATATATATATACAATCTTCCATTTCCAAGTGAAGCTACTTTAAATGAAACTTTTGATGATGTCAAGTTCAATACTAGAATCAAAGAGATTTTAGAAGAGGGTGTTCGTTACAATAACGAAAATATACCTAGTGTAGTAATGACTCATATCTATGTGGCTGGATCTATGGGAGAGGGTGAAGTTGCTTTAGAACTTGGAGGCTCACGTGCAATTTCTACTAGTGATTTACCTGATGTCGATTATATAGCTTTAGGACATGTTCATAAACCAATGTGCTTTGCAAACAAAAAAGCTTACTATTGTGGTTCTCCTATCGAGTATAGGGTAACTGAAAATAAATTTGATAAAAAGGTTTTTGTAGTTGATATATTAAAAGATTCAACTACTGTAAAGGAAATACCTTTAGAAAATTATAAGCCTATTAGAGAATATGATGTAATTGGAGCAGATGAGGCTATCAATAAATCACTAGAACTTATCGATAAAAACGAATGGATCTATTTAAATGTAGAGTTAGAAGAACCTCTTACAAATTCTGTTATTAGAAAAATTAAATCTAATAAAAATATTTTAGAAATAGTTCCAATCGTAAAAACAAAATCAAAAGAAATTGAAGTTACAAATTGTAACGAACAAACTCTTGAAGAGGCTTTTATTGAGTTTTATAAAGAAGAAACAATGGGATTACCTCCAAATGACAACATAACGAAACTTTTCTTAGAAATTTTAGAGGAGGGAGAAAGTAATGAGACCAATTAGATTAGAAATAACTGGATTGCAAAGCTTTTCTAAAAAGCAGGTAGTTGACTTTGATGCCCTTACAACTCTTGGACTTTTTGGTATTTTTGGTGAAACTGGAAGTGGAAAATCTACAATATTAGATGCCATGATTTTTGCAATATTTGATGAAATACCAAGAACTATGGGTAGTAAAGGAAAAAATATAAGACCATGTTTAAACCAAGATAGTAATACTTTAGAGGTTTATTTTAAATTTGCACTTGGAAAAGATATCTTTGAAATAACTAGATGTTATAAGAAAAAGTTTTCTAGAAAGGGTGAAGAGAAGTTTGAACAAAGTAATCCCATTTTAATTTTAAATGGAGATGTTATAGCTGATACAGTTAAAAATGTAGAAAGTAAAATAAATGAATTCTTTGGTATAAATGTAAATGATTTTACGAGATCAGTTGTTTTACCTCAGGGTAAGTTCAGTGAGTTTTTAAAATTAAAAGGTGCTGACAAAATGACTATGTTAGAAAATATCTTCGATTTAGAAAGATATGGAACTAAAATGTCTGAAAAAATAAAAATTAGAAATAATAAATTGAAAGAGGAGATCACCTCTTTAGAAAACCAAATTAAAGGAAAAGGTGATTGTTCCTTAGAAACAATAAATAATCTTAAAACCACTTTAACAACTAAAGAGGAAGAATATAATAATCTTTTGTCGAGTAAAAAAGAACTATCTCAGGAATATAATGAATTAAAAGAACTAAAAGTTTTATTTGAAAAACTAGAGTCATATATATATGAACTTCAAAGATTAGATTTAGACAAAGAGGATATTAATCTATGTAAAAATATCTTAAGTAAGCACGAAGTTGCACAATCTTTCAAAAGTATTATTGATGAAATAACAAATCTTAAAGAAAGTATTTTAAATAATCAGACTAGTCTTTTAAAATCAAAAAATACTTTAGAGAATCTAAACTCCGCTCTTGAAATTCTTAAAGAACAAGAAAAAGAAAAACAACTTGAATTAGACAAATTAATGTTAGAACTAGATAATTTAAAAGTGGATTATACTGAACTTGATAACTTACGTAAAGGAGATCAATATATTAGATCATTAAAGTTTAAAGAAAAGCTTTTAGAAGAAACTTTAAAGGATTCTGACTCAATATCTTCTGATTTAAAATCTTTATATGAAAAATTAAAAATTGATAGTGTATCACTGGAAAGTGAAAATAATAATCTTCAAAATCTTGAGAAAATAGATAAAGATAAGCTAATCTCTCTTGAAAATGAAATAA of the Cetobacterium somerae ATCC BAA-474 genome contains:
- the nagE gene encoding N-acetylglucosamine-specific PTS transporter subunit IIBC; translated protein: MFSYLQKIGKALMVPVAVLPAAAILLGLGYFIDPTGWGGNSALAAFLIKSGAAIIDQMPILFAVGVAFGMSKDKNGSAALTGLVGFLVLTTLLSPGAVGQIMKIDNVPVGFSKINNQFIGILVGVISSALYNRFSDVELPKALSFFSGKRLVPIITSFVMIIVAFLLMYVWPTIYDGLVNFGEGISGMGAVGAGIYGFLNRLLIPVGLHHALNSVFWFDVAGINDIPKFLGGAQSIANGTGIPGVTGMYQAGFFPIMMFGLLGAAVAFVKTAKPENKDKIKSIMIAAGFATFLTGVTEPLEFAFMFVAPGLYLVHAILTGISLFIAATMHWIAGFGFSAGLIDMLLSSRNPLATGWYMLVIQGIVFFFLYYFIFYFIITRFNLKTPGREDADPSEEENAPSKASTNDELAERMLPLLGGTDNLVTIDNCITRLRLDVKDSSLVNEVEIKKLGVAGVLKPSKTSVQIIVGTQVEFVANALKRMTGK
- a CDS encoding metallophosphoesterase family protein, whose protein sequence is MRVLHTSDWHLGKKLEGQSRILEQKLFINALETVIKEENIDLILLAGDIYDTYNPSAEAEKLFFDSIKQLSLNGEVGIIIIPGNHDNPQRLTAVSHLAKDYGVIIYDSAFQEINIGKYGTLNIYNSVPGGIFIEKNNKKIYIYNLPFPSEATLNETFDDVKFNTRIKEILEEGVRYNNENIPSVVMTHIYVAGSMGEGEVALELGGSRAISTSDLPDVDYIALGHVHKPMCFANKKAYYCGSPIEYRVTENKFDKKVFVVDILKDSTTVKEIPLENYKPIREYDVIGADEAINKSLELIDKNEWIYLNVELEEPLTNSVIRKIKSNKNILEIVPIVKTKSKEIEVTNCNEQTLEEAFIEFYKEETMGLPPNDNITKLFLEILEEGESNETN